A part of Gossypium hirsutum isolate 1008001.06 chromosome A07, Gossypium_hirsutum_v2.1, whole genome shotgun sequence genomic DNA contains:
- the LOC107952802 gene encoding N-acetyltransferase 9-like protein, with translation MGVSLEGQKVIMVPYMEAHVPKYHLWMQDPALLQATGSEPLSLQQEYDMQLSWNQDPLKKTFIVLDKEMVGEKFVHGNPHVEAMVGDVNIYMNDLDDPQLAEIEIMIAELKSRGKGLGKESVLMMMAYAVQNFRIHVFRAKIGASNGSSLSLFRKLGFKETSYSEIFKEVTLELAVTEQKQEELLQLLGSVVTHA, from the exons ATGGGAGTGAGCTTGGAAGGACAGAAGGTGATAATGGTACCATACATGGAAGCACATGTCCCAAAGTACCACCTCTGGATGCAAGACCCTGCTCTCCTTCAAGCCACCGGATCAGAGCCCCTCTCCCTCCAACAGGAATACGATATGCAGCTCTCCTGGAACCAAGACCCTCTCA AGAAAACTTTCATTGTTTTGGATAAGGAGATGGTCGGGGAAAAGTTTGTTCATGGAAATCCTCATGTGGAAG CCATGGTCGGGGATGTGAATATCTACATGAATGATTTGGATGACCCTCAATTAGCAGAGATTGAAATTATGATAGCTGAACTAAAAAG CCGTGGTAAGGGCCTTGGGAAAGAGTCTGTCCTGATGATGATGGCCTATGCAGTTCAAAACTTCAGAATCCATGTCTTCCGTGCTAAAATTGGAGCATCAAATGGGTCATCTCTTAGTTTGTTTCGGAAATTG GGCTTCAAGGAGACTTCTTATAGCGAAATCTTCAAGGAG GTAACATTGGAATTGGCGGTGACGGAGCAAAAGCAAGAGGAGCTTCTGCAGTTGTTGGGCAGTGTGGTTACACATGCATAG